A genomic segment from Alistipes senegalensis JC50 encodes:
- a CDS encoding RagB/SusD family nutrient uptake outer membrane protein, with translation MKKILCTLCIAAAFVSCNLDEFPLDKLAPENYFNNEEELKTFTNTFYQQNFPEASAIYSESADVIIVTTLQSEVSGTRTVVNEGGGWDTGSWQPLTYINNYLYYSHRCSDTKARERYDGVARFFRAYFYFEKVKRFGDVPWYDQPLKSDNPDLYKARDSREFVMSKILEDIDYAIAKLPQEQNVYSVTQWTALALKSRICLFEGTFRKYHGIAGHEEYLDECIEAAERFIDESPYLIYKGSSTPYRDLFSSNNAISTEVILARDYEIGLNIIHNANNYTLSNTYGMPGLNKKIVDSYLKSDGSRFTDVPGYSTMEFFQEMQGRDPRLTQTVRGPGYTRIGQTARLSPDFSCSTTGYQLTKWVTDVSQDGYNKSYNDIILFRAAEVYLNFAEAKAERGTLTQDDINKSIKPIRDRVGMPNLDMKAANANPDPYLASNVTGYPNVSGENKGVILEIRRERTIELIAEGHRYYDMVRWKEGKMFEQEFKGMYFTPGMNSDGYRIYDLDGSGDVSALDVCLYTTSSAPKAADHPELAVIKTFLKIGSAFELTGAAGGNIIVHNTETEPREWREDRDYLYPLPLSQIQFAPDKIKQNPNW, from the coding sequence ATGAAAAAGATACTCTGTACCTTATGCATTGCCGCGGCATTCGTTTCGTGCAATCTCGATGAGTTCCCGCTGGACAAGCTGGCCCCTGAGAACTATTTCAACAACGAAGAGGAACTGAAAACATTCACCAACACCTTCTACCAGCAGAACTTCCCCGAGGCGAGCGCCATCTATTCCGAGAGCGCCGACGTCATCATCGTAACGACGCTCCAATCCGAAGTGTCGGGCACGCGCACCGTCGTCAACGAGGGCGGCGGCTGGGACACCGGAAGCTGGCAGCCGCTCACTTATATCAACAACTACCTTTACTATTCGCACCGTTGCAGCGACACGAAAGCACGGGAGCGCTACGACGGCGTGGCCCGGTTCTTCCGCGCCTATTTCTATTTCGAGAAGGTGAAACGCTTCGGCGACGTGCCCTGGTACGACCAACCCCTGAAATCGGACAACCCCGACCTGTACAAGGCCCGCGATTCCCGCGAGTTCGTCATGTCCAAGATCCTCGAAGATATCGACTACGCCATTGCCAAACTGCCCCAGGAACAGAACGTTTACAGCGTCACGCAGTGGACCGCGCTCGCCCTCAAATCGCGGATCTGCCTCTTCGAAGGCACATTCCGCAAATACCACGGCATAGCCGGCCATGAAGAGTACCTGGACGAATGTATCGAGGCTGCCGAACGGTTCATCGATGAAAGCCCGTATCTGATCTACAAGGGTTCGTCGACTCCGTACCGGGACCTCTTCTCGTCGAACAACGCCATTTCCACGGAGGTGATCCTGGCCCGCGACTACGAGATCGGCCTGAACATCATCCACAACGCCAACAACTACACGCTTTCCAACACCTACGGCATGCCTGGACTGAACAAGAAGATCGTGGACAGCTACCTCAAATCGGACGGCAGCCGTTTCACGGATGTTCCGGGATACAGCACGATGGAGTTTTTCCAGGAGATGCAGGGCCGTGATCCACGGCTGACGCAGACCGTGCGCGGTCCGGGTTACACGCGCATCGGCCAGACAGCCAGGCTTTCGCCCGATTTCTCGTGCTCGACGACCGGTTATCAGCTGACCAAGTGGGTGACCGACGTGAGCCAGGACGGTTACAACAAGTCCTACAACGACATCATCCTCTTCCGTGCGGCCGAGGTCTACCTGAATTTCGCCGAGGCCAAGGCCGAACGCGGAACGCTCACCCAGGACGACATCAACAAATCCATCAAACCGATCCGCGACCGGGTGGGTATGCCGAATCTCGACATGAAGGCGGCCAATGCCAATCCGGACCCGTATCTCGCCAGCAACGTGACGGGTTATCCGAACGTCAGCGGCGAGAACAAGGGCGTCATCCTCGAAATCCGCCGCGAGCGGACCATCGAGCTGATCGCTGAAGGGCATCGCTACTACGACATGGTACGCTGGAAAGAGGGCAAAATGTTCGAACAGGAGTTCAAGGGCATGTATTTCACGCCGGGCATGAACTCCGACGGCTACCGTATCTACGACCTCGACGGCAGCGGCGATGTCAGCGCGCTGGACGTCTGTCTCTATACGACCTCTTCGGCTCCGAAGGCCGCGGACCATCCGGAACTCGCGGTCATCAAAACGTTCCTCAAAATCGGCAGCGCTTTCGAGCTGACCGGAGCAGCCGGAGGCAACATCATCGTCCACAACACGGAAACCGAACCGCGCGAATGGCGTGAAGACCGGGATTACCTCTACCCGCTGCCGCTGTCGCAGATCCAGTTCGCTCCCGACAAGATCAAACAGAATCCGAATTGGTAA
- a CDS encoding Gfo/Idh/MocA family protein produces the protein MKKPITTIIFVLLSILLGGCSAGCDHTQERPAGQSDVIALACDPIPVVRVGFIGLGMRGIGAVERFMYLDSVEVVALCDLEEANLARSQAVLREKSRPKAAEYTGPDGWKQLCERRDIDLVYISTDWLSHTPMAVYAMEQGKHVAVEVPAAVTVEECWKLVDTAEKTRRHCMMLENCCYDFFELATLNMAQQGLFGEIVHAEGAYIHDLRELSFNSRWEDGSYVPGVGKAGRGKGPSGYWNYWRREYSREHTGNPYPTHGLGPVCQALNIHRGDRMTWLVSLSSGQFGMTRYAAERFGEEAPEAADYRLGDMNTTLIRTAKGKSILIQHDVTSPRPYSRIHLLSGTKGFARKYPVKQIALEPDAHSALDEARMDSLLARYEHPFSREIGELARRVGGHGGMDFIMDYRLVYCLRRGLPLDMDVYDAAEWSCIVELSERSVLAGSRPVEIPDFTRGAWKKLSRLEFAGVR, from the coding sequence ATGAAAAAACCTATCACAACAATCATTTTCGTATTACTTTCGATCCTCCTCGGCGGCTGTTCGGCCGGCTGCGACCATACGCAGGAACGCCCGGCGGGACAGTCCGATGTCATAGCCCTCGCATGCGATCCGATTCCAGTCGTCCGGGTCGGGTTCATCGGGCTGGGCATGCGCGGCATCGGCGCCGTCGAACGGTTCATGTACCTCGACAGCGTGGAGGTCGTGGCCCTTTGCGATCTGGAAGAGGCAAATCTCGCACGCAGCCAGGCCGTGCTCCGGGAAAAGTCGAGACCGAAGGCTGCGGAGTATACGGGTCCGGACGGCTGGAAGCAGCTCTGCGAACGCCGCGACATCGATCTGGTCTACATCAGCACCGACTGGCTGAGCCATACGCCCATGGCGGTTTACGCCATGGAACAGGGCAAACACGTAGCCGTGGAGGTGCCTGCGGCCGTTACCGTGGAGGAGTGCTGGAAACTGGTCGATACGGCCGAGAAGACCCGCCGCCATTGCATGATGCTCGAAAACTGCTGTTACGATTTCTTCGAACTGGCGACCCTCAATATGGCGCAGCAGGGGTTATTCGGGGAGATCGTGCATGCCGAAGGGGCTTATATCCACGATCTGCGCGAACTTAGTTTCAACAGCCGCTGGGAGGACGGCAGTTACGTTCCGGGCGTCGGAAAAGCCGGGAGAGGCAAAGGTCCGTCGGGCTACTGGAACTACTGGCGCAGGGAGTACAGCCGTGAACACACAGGCAACCCCTATCCCACGCACGGGCTGGGGCCCGTCTGCCAGGCACTGAACATCCACCGCGGCGACCGGATGACCTGGCTGGTGTCGCTTTCAAGCGGCCAGTTCGGTATGACGCGCTATGCCGCCGAACGTTTCGGCGAAGAAGCGCCGGAAGCCGCGGATTACCGGCTGGGAGATATGAACACGACGCTTATCCGTACCGCAAAGGGGAAAAGCATCCTGATACAGCACGACGTCACTTCGCCGCGGCCGTACAGCCGTATTCATCTGCTCAGCGGCACCAAAGGGTTTGCCCGGAAATACCCCGTGAAACAGATCGCACTGGAACCCGACGCCCACTCGGCGCTCGACGAAGCGCGGATGGATTCCCTGCTGGCCCGTTACGAGCACCCTTTCAGCCGGGAGATCGGTGAACTGGCCCGCCGGGTAGGCGGCCACGGAGGGATGGATTTCATCATGGACTACCGGCTCGTCTATTGTCTGCGCCGCGGTCTGCCGCTGGATATGGACGTGTACGATGCGGCCGAATGGTCGTGCATCGTGGAGCTGAGCGAGCGGTCGGTGCTTGCCGGAAGCCGCCCCGTCGAGATTCCCGACTTCACGCGCGGGGCCTGGAAGAAACTGAGCCGGTTGGAGTTCGCCGGTGTGCGCTGA
- a CDS encoding RNA polymerase sigma-70 factor, translating into MKEFNDRLLLELLKKDDEKAFSLLFESYYVPLCRYARLILKSEQPAEEVVMNVFIYIWENRTRIEIKSSLCAYLFRSVRNRCINYLRDNAPSVYLSDVMVELCSEENRDMEVEELNHFIEEAILSLPDKCRDVFLKSRNEEMSNREIAEQLNISVKTVEAQITKALKTIRSYITDKMVLLWMFF; encoded by the coding sequence TTGAAAGAGTTCAACGATCGCCTATTGCTTGAACTGCTTAAAAAGGATGACGAAAAAGCATTCAGCCTCCTTTTCGAGAGCTATTATGTCCCTTTGTGCCGGTATGCGAGACTGATCCTGAAATCCGAACAACCGGCGGAGGAGGTGGTGATGAACGTCTTCATCTACATTTGGGAAAACAGGACACGGATCGAAATCAAAAGTTCGTTGTGCGCTTATCTGTTCCGGTCGGTAAGGAACCGGTGCATCAATTACCTCCGCGACAACGCACCTTCGGTTTACCTGAGCGACGTGATGGTCGAACTGTGCAGCGAGGAGAACCGCGACATGGAGGTCGAAGAGTTGAACCATTTCATCGAAGAGGCCATCCTGTCCCTGCCCGACAAATGCCGGGACGTATTTCTGAAGAGCCGCAACGAGGAGATGTCCAACCGCGAGATCGCCGAACAACTGAACATTTCGGTAAAGACGGTCGAGGCACAGATCACCAAAGCGCTCAAAACGATTCGCAGCTACATAACGGATAAGATGGTCCTTTTATGGATGTTTTTTTGA
- a CDS encoding DUF6922 domain-containing protein, giving the protein MILFNRYEQNKGKYHISPTLLWEYDLRHFDWQQARSIVVQRVIERGCAEDYFAAFDLYGGIAGFREILREVSTLSDKDMNFVCTFFNLKKEELRCYTRRLLRRKLLSC; this is encoded by the coding sequence ATGATTCTCTTCAACAGATACGAACAGAACAAGGGCAAATACCATATTTCTCCGACGTTGCTTTGGGAATACGACCTGCGGCATTTCGACTGGCAGCAGGCCCGCAGCATCGTCGTACAGCGTGTGATCGAGCGCGGCTGTGCAGAGGACTATTTCGCGGCATTCGACCTGTACGGGGGCATTGCGGGCTTCCGCGAGATTCTCCGTGAGGTTTCCACACTCTCGGACAAAGACATGAATTTCGTATGCACATTTTTCAATCTTAAAAAAGAAGAACTTCGATGCTATACACGCAGACTGTTGCGCCGGAAACTCTTGAGCTGCTGA
- a CDS encoding DUF3408 domain-containing protein, translated as MDSFKEKDKPSPNLSKRPRIEAAEELMRQMIAGQAPLDSKVVRRIPEPEEKNTDATEENTSETVSGASAPTTEKTDVDTQTTTVKEPAGFRRKKLSLPDFERTFFASVDCRNRSAIYVSAQTKRKVSAILHLLGNDNIRLTALVDNMLRFVMDIYSDELNYLHEKKNSRRLF; from the coding sequence ATGGATTCATTCAAAGAAAAAGACAAACCTTCGCCTAATCTTTCGAAGCGTCCCCGTATCGAAGCCGCCGAGGAACTGATGCGTCAGATGATCGCCGGACAAGCTCCTTTGGATTCGAAAGTCGTCCGCCGGATTCCCGAACCGGAAGAGAAAAATACGGACGCTACCGAGGAAAACACCTCGGAAACGGTATCCGGAGCATCGGCACCGACGACTGAAAAAACAGATGTCGACACCCAAACGACTACTGTAAAGGAGCCTGCCGGATTCCGGCGTAAAAAGCTCTCGCTGCCGGACTTCGAACGCACCTTCTTCGCATCGGTGGATTGTCGTAACCGCTCGGCGATCTATGTCAGCGCCCAAACCAAGCGCAAAGTGTCGGCCATCCTCCACCTGCTGGGAAACGATAATATAAGATTAACGGCCTTGGTCGACAATATGCTGCGGTTCGTCATGGACATTTACAGCGACGAGCTGAATTATCTCCACGAAAAGAAGAATAGCAGACGACTGTTCTGA
- a CDS encoding TonB-dependent receptor, which produces MKSRLFLVTVLLVLWGGVTFGQGRGTEKRITASFSGIPLSEAIGTIEKTSGYTFFYDVKKTDLTQKVSLSARNMPVAEAIGSMLKTTNLGFEIANMQVVLFLKEKKSAAPQSKEIDVTGKVTDHEGNPLVGVTVVTETGNRGTTTGNDGRFFIRVPQGAYLIVSYLGYENQTLKAAPNMSVTLKEDSKSMEAVVVVGYGTQKKANLLGAVSQVTSEELKDRPVSSLGKALQGVIPNLNITYGSGLPGAETNLNIRGVASINGSGAPLVLIDGIEGNIDRVNPNDVESVSVLKDAASAAIYGARAGFGVILITTKNNADGKMRINYSGRFSVSDPTTCTDFITTGYDAAVLADEFNKSYNGSPYTRYDGDDFRQLYQRRNDRTENPDRPWVVQKNGKYMYYANFNWYDYLFDYTQPTWDHDLSISGGNEKFNYLVSGNHYTKEGLYAQNTDKYTTNNLNMKFGAQVKPWLSINGAARLFHSNYRSPGYDFEDGGNIPNYTFHAMPFVTPYNPDGSSVYTTEVTGSAPADGMAAAVTQGKAFSQLKQTQYTTTIGGVITPLKGWSIVGTFSYKRYHREKSFRSANISYSDAYGEMKTATTGFFSDKLRENSAVEEHYTYDLYTTYERSINRHNFKILAGMNHEAYRYKLIYGAKSSLQSDYLNDLNLGTGVAEASGGQSRWALLGFFGRGTYDYAGKYLAEVNFRWDGSSRFPKHDRWGFFPSVALGWRISEENFMEPVRKVIDNVKLRASIGSLGNQAIADSYPYIQSLSPSLSTSYLMNGNKIYITSLGAPQSGDLTWETIITKNLGLDLGFFGNRLTATADFYIRDTKDMLIPGKELPGVYGMASPNMNAGDLRTRGYEITLGWQDRFNLCKKPFSYNISLTLADSKAKITKFDNPTNSLRTYIVGRDVGELWGYHIEGLFRTDAEAANRKIDQSFVNPNIYNEAVGAYRGLQAGDLIYADLDDSGAVDYGDYTSDNPGDLRVIGNSRPRYHYSINAGFTWYGFDFSVFFQGIGRQHIYPGANNMLFWGPYARPYSSFIPTTFLTDVWTEDTPNAYYPKVRGYAAQGSRSLAQTNDRYLQNLAYCRLKNLTFGYTLPSSLTSKIRVEKIRVYFSGDNLFTWTKLKSDYLDPEQMTSDANGRVYPFSRTFSFGVDISF; this is translated from the coding sequence ATGAAATCAAGACTTTTCCTCGTTACCGTCCTGCTCGTATTGTGGGGAGGGGTAACATTCGGCCAGGGCCGGGGGACGGAGAAGAGGATCACGGCCAGTTTTTCCGGCATCCCCCTTTCCGAAGCCATCGGCACCATCGAAAAAACGAGCGGATACACGTTCTTCTACGACGTCAAAAAAACAGACCTGACCCAAAAAGTCTCGCTCTCGGCGCGGAATATGCCCGTCGCGGAAGCGATCGGCAGCATGCTGAAGACGACTAACCTGGGATTCGAGATCGCCAACATGCAGGTCGTGCTTTTCCTGAAGGAGAAGAAATCTGCGGCACCGCAGTCGAAGGAGATCGACGTAACAGGCAAGGTAACCGACCACGAAGGCAATCCGCTGGTCGGGGTCACCGTCGTCACGGAGACCGGTAACCGCGGCACCACGACCGGGAACGACGGACGCTTCTTCATCCGCGTACCTCAGGGCGCATACCTCATCGTCTCCTACCTGGGCTATGAGAACCAGACCCTCAAAGCCGCACCGAACATGTCGGTCACACTCAAAGAGGACAGCAAGAGCATGGAGGCGGTCGTCGTCGTGGGTTACGGCACGCAGAAAAAGGCCAACCTGCTGGGTGCGGTATCACAAGTAACTTCCGAAGAGCTCAAGGACCGGCCGGTATCGTCGCTGGGCAAGGCCCTGCAAGGCGTGATCCCCAACCTCAACATCACCTACGGCTCCGGACTCCCGGGCGCCGAGACCAACCTCAACATCCGCGGCGTAGCGTCGATCAACGGCAGCGGAGCGCCGCTCGTGCTCATCGACGGCATCGAAGGCAACATCGACCGGGTGAACCCCAACGACGTGGAGTCGGTATCGGTGCTCAAGGACGCGGCCTCGGCGGCGATCTATGGCGCCCGCGCCGGTTTCGGCGTGATCCTGATCACCACGAAAAACAACGCCGACGGCAAAATGCGCATCAATTACAGCGGTCGTTTCAGCGTTTCGGACCCGACGACCTGCACGGATTTCATCACGACCGGTTACGATGCGGCCGTTCTCGCCGACGAGTTCAACAAGTCCTACAACGGCAGCCCCTACACTCGCTATGACGGAGACGACTTCCGTCAGCTGTACCAGCGCCGCAACGACCGGACCGAGAATCCCGACAGGCCCTGGGTCGTCCAGAAAAACGGCAAATACATGTACTACGCCAACTTCAACTGGTACGATTACCTCTTCGACTACACCCAGCCTACGTGGGATCATGACCTGAGCATCAGCGGCGGCAACGAAAAGTTCAACTATCTGGTCAGCGGCAACCACTACACCAAAGAGGGTCTCTACGCCCAGAACACCGACAAATACACGACCAACAACCTGAACATGAAGTTCGGCGCCCAGGTCAAGCCGTGGCTGTCGATCAACGGAGCCGCCCGCCTGTTCCATTCGAACTACCGTTCGCCGGGCTACGATTTCGAGGACGGCGGCAACATTCCCAACTACACTTTCCACGCAATGCCTTTCGTAACGCCCTACAACCCCGACGGTTCGAGCGTCTACACCACCGAGGTCACGGGATCGGCTCCGGCCGACGGTATGGCGGCGGCAGTAACGCAGGGCAAGGCATTCTCGCAACTGAAACAGACCCAGTATACCACGACGATCGGAGGCGTGATCACGCCCCTCAAGGGATGGAGCATTGTCGGAACCTTCAGTTACAAGCGTTACCACCGGGAAAAGTCGTTCCGCTCGGCCAACATCTCCTATTCGGATGCTTACGGAGAGATGAAAACGGCTACGACCGGGTTTTTCAGTGACAAGCTGCGCGAAAATTCGGCCGTCGAGGAACATTACACCTATGACCTTTACACGACCTACGAACGTAGCATCAACCGGCACAATTTCAAGATTCTCGCCGGTATGAACCACGAGGCATACCGCTACAAGCTCATCTACGGCGCCAAATCCTCGCTCCAGTCCGACTACCTCAACGACCTCAACCTGGGAACGGGCGTAGCCGAAGCGTCGGGCGGCCAGAGCCGCTGGGCGCTGCTCGGCTTCTTCGGACGGGGAACCTACGACTACGCCGGGAAATACCTCGCCGAGGTGAACTTCCGCTGGGACGGTTCGTCCCGCTTCCCGAAACACGACCGGTGGGGCTTCTTCCCCTCCGTGGCCCTCGGCTGGAGGATCAGCGAGGAGAATTTCATGGAACCGGTCCGCAAGGTGATCGACAACGTCAAACTGCGTGCGTCGATCGGTTCGCTCGGAAATCAGGCCATCGCCGACAGCTATCCTTATATCCAGTCGCTGAGCCCCTCGCTCTCGACCTCCTACCTGATGAACGGCAACAAAATCTACATCACCAGCCTCGGCGCCCCGCAGTCGGGCGACCTGACCTGGGAGACGATCATCACGAAGAACCTCGGCCTCGACCTGGGATTCTTCGGAAACCGCCTGACGGCGACCGCCGATTTCTACATCCGGGACACGAAGGACATGCTCATCCCGGGCAAGGAGCTTCCGGGCGTCTACGGCATGGCCTCGCCGAACATGAATGCCGGCGACCTGCGCACCCGCGGATACGAGATCACGCTCGGCTGGCAGGACCGCTTCAACCTCTGCAAAAAGCCCTTCTCCTACAACATCAGCCTCACCCTCGCCGACAGCAAGGCCAAGATCACGAAATTCGACAACCCGACCAACTCGCTGCGAACCTACATCGTCGGGCGCGACGTGGGCGAACTCTGGGGCTACCACATCGAGGGACTGTTCCGGACCGATGCCGAAGCCGCCAACCGCAAGATAGACCAGAGTTTCGTGAACCCGAACATCTACAACGAGGCAGTTGGCGCCTACCGCGGCCTGCAGGCCGGCGACCTCATCTACGCCGACCTGGACGACAGCGGCGCGGTCGACTACGGCGACTACACCTCCGACAACCCCGGCGACCTGCGCGTGATCGGCAACTCGCGGCCGCGCTACCATTACAGCATCAATGCGGGTTTCACCTGGTACGGATTCGACTTTTCGGTGTTCTTCCAGGGCATCGGCCGCCAGCACATCTATCCGGGAGCCAACAACATGCTCTTCTGGGGTCCCTATGCCCGGCCGTACTCCTCGTTCATTCCGACCACGTTCCTGACGGACGTGTGGACGGAAGACACTCCCAACGCCTATTACCCCAAAGTCCGCGGCTATGCCGCACAAGGCTCGCGGTCGCTCGCCCAGACCAACGACCGGTATCTGCAAAATCTCGCCTACTGCCGTTTGAAAAACCTGACTTTCGGCTATACGCTTCCCTCGTCGCTGACCTCCAAGATACGGGTCGAGAAAATCCGCGTCTATTTCAGCGGGGACAACCTCTTCACATGGACCAAACTGAAAAGCGACTACCTCGATCCCGAGCAAATGACCTCCGATGCGAACGGACGCGTCTATCCTTTTTCGAGAACTTTCTCATTCGGCGTCGACATCAGTTTCTAA
- a CDS encoding FecR family protein: MSIGKDIPWDEIIARLKRTSTPGQEARLEAWLASDSNARIYRELTGLWESISRQAAYEPDVEKGWRELSAWTIGATAKKASEPRLPARRSGKLLRWAVAAAAAVCLVAGGHVLSQLAGGSAAEEELRIQQYSTIRGKSEILLSDGTRIFMRNNTTLTLNTGIGNGERVVRLSGEAFFNVAKDEKRRFVVETGDLTVAVHGTEFNVRTTEVSGKTVVGLIEGSVSLNRAGKEFFMVPGEIADCDSAGRITISQGNVELERCWSKEKLVFREKNLQYISHYLSRWYDIRISVDPAIATEYVYTFTLGNEPVEEVMRIMARLNPIEYRFTEDNCLRISKKRGL, translated from the coding sequence ATGAGTATCGGCAAAGACATACCTTGGGATGAAATAATCGCCCGCCTGAAACGAACCTCCACCCCCGGGCAGGAGGCCCGCCTCGAAGCCTGGCTTGCCAGCGACTCCAACGCACGCATCTACCGCGAGCTGACCGGGTTGTGGGAAAGCATTTCACGGCAGGCGGCCTACGAACCGGATGTCGAAAAGGGCTGGCGCGAACTCTCTGCCTGGACCATCGGTGCGACTGCGAAAAAAGCATCGGAACCCCGACTGCCGGCCAGACGTTCCGGGAAACTGCTCCGTTGGGCCGTTGCGGCTGCTGCCGCCGTCTGTCTCGTCGCAGGCGGACACGTGCTGTCGCAGCTCGCCGGCGGGTCCGCAGCGGAAGAGGAGCTCCGTATACAGCAGTACTCCACGATCCGCGGGAAGTCCGAAATCCTGTTGTCCGACGGAACCAGAATCTTCATGCGCAACAACACGACGCTCACGCTGAACACTGGAATCGGAAACGGCGAACGGGTGGTACGGTTGTCGGGCGAGGCATTCTTCAACGTGGCGAAGGACGAAAAGCGGCGTTTCGTCGTGGAGACCGGGGACCTGACGGTTGCCGTGCACGGCACGGAGTTCAACGTCCGCACGACCGAAGTGTCGGGCAAAACGGTAGTCGGCCTCATCGAAGGATCGGTGTCGCTGAATCGGGCCGGGAAAGAGTTTTTCATGGTCCCCGGCGAGATCGCCGACTGCGACTCCGCAGGACGCATCACCATCTCCCAGGGAAATGTCGAACTCGAACGGTGCTGGTCGAAGGAAAAGCTGGTCTTCCGGGAGAAGAACCTGCAATACATCAGCCATTACCTTTCGCGGTGGTACGACATCCGGATAAGCGTCGATCCCGCGATAGCGACCGAATACGTCTACACGTTCACCCTCGGCAACGAACCGGTCGAGGAGGTCATGCGGATCATGGCCCGTCTGAATCCCATAGAATACCGCTTTACGGAAGACAACTGTCTTCGCATATCGAAAAAACGGGGTTTGTAA
- a CDS encoding right-handed parallel beta-helix repeat-containing protein, protein MNFRKLGTILLGLSAALMLSCSDSDTGDGPAAGDGLTVSPLTIEAGATAETHDIEIKTKAPWEAQANKDFIKVSPSWGIGNATMVITVEKNRTQEKRSAVVVVWIDEENAREITITQAAGTEAPAGERKFYVTGNGSTDNSGLYWDEPTTLEWALGEAVAGEEIHIAAGTYTPTKFLTGTETSGDDNNKTFEINKNITLIGGYPVAPEEGAVADPAVNKTILSGKLSETANAYHVMVISAPLAEGESVKVKGLYIQDGVAVAKLGPTVNGEPCQTRNGGGLVVQGATRAELEDCVIANNTAETHDGGGVYLKKAKEAKFTRCQIRDNKTNGAGAPAAGICNDCSVLYLYDCTFENNQSGGNSAAIQAAGGGGITAETYAFNCTFNKNSAGVLGDSRDAAGYYCLWTAKAAFVNCTFYENKVIGGQRGGALNVNSGDLDVINCTIHKNDGKSMGGGIQIRTADAKVRIYNSVIAGNIATTAGMEDIGYDNESAARAVIRNSVVGTAVYNAGGSIAEGVSFDAATMFGSFGNNGGHTSTIALTGSDNPAVTGGMSASELSALVKDTLVPAADAALVTKDQTGVDRSGKQMGACVR, encoded by the coding sequence ATGAACTTCAGAAAACTGGGAACGATCCTTCTGGGACTTTCGGCCGCACTCATGCTCTCCTGCTCTGACAGCGACACGGGCGATGGTCCCGCAGCCGGCGACGGGCTCACCGTCAGCCCCCTGACCATCGAGGCGGGCGCAACGGCTGAAACACATGACATCGAGATCAAGACCAAAGCCCCCTGGGAGGCGCAGGCAAACAAGGATTTTATCAAAGTGAGCCCTTCGTGGGGCATCGGCAACGCCACGATGGTCATCACCGTCGAAAAGAACCGCACGCAGGAGAAACGCAGCGCCGTCGTCGTGGTATGGATCGACGAAGAGAACGCCCGGGAGATTACGATCACCCAGGCAGCCGGGACCGAAGCCCCGGCCGGCGAACGTAAATTCTATGTGACCGGAAACGGCTCCACCGACAATTCGGGCCTCTATTGGGATGAACCTACGACCCTCGAATGGGCGCTCGGGGAGGCTGTTGCCGGTGAGGAGATCCACATTGCGGCCGGAACCTACACCCCGACCAAGTTCCTGACGGGCACCGAGACCTCCGGCGACGACAACAACAAGACCTTCGAAATCAACAAGAACATCACCCTCATAGGCGGCTATCCGGTCGCTCCGGAGGAGGGCGCGGTCGCCGATCCGGCAGTCAACAAGACCATCCTCAGCGGCAAACTCTCGGAAACTGCGAACGCCTATCACGTCATGGTGATCAGCGCCCCGCTCGCAGAGGGCGAATCGGTGAAAGTCAAAGGCCTCTACATCCAGGACGGCGTTGCGGTGGCCAAACTCGGTCCCACGGTCAACGGAGAACCCTGCCAGACCCGCAACGGCGGCGGACTCGTCGTACAGGGAGCCACCCGGGCCGAACTGGAAGACTGCGTCATTGCCAACAACACGGCCGAGACCCACGACGGCGGCGGCGTGTACCTCAAAAAGGCCAAAGAGGCGAAATTCACCCGCTGCCAGATCCGGGACAACAAAACGAACGGCGCCGGAGCTCCCGCCGCCGGTATCTGCAACGACTGCTCGGTGCTCTATCTGTACGACTGTACGTTCGAGAACAACCAGTCGGGCGGTAACAGCGCGGCCATCCAGGCGGCAGGCGGCGGTGGTATCACGGCCGAAACCTACGCCTTCAACTGTACGTTCAACAAGAACAGCGCCGGAGTCCTCGGGGACAGCCGTGACGCCGCCGGATACTACTGCTTGTGGACTGCCAAAGCAGCTTTCGTGAACTGTACCTTCTACGAGAACAAGGTTATCGGCGGCCAGCGGGGCGGTGCCCTGAACGTAAACTCGGGCGACCTCGACGTCATCAACTGCACCATCCACAAGAACGACGGAAAGAGCATGGGCGGCGGTATCCAGATACGCACGGCCGACGCGAAGGTACGGATCTACAACTCGGTCATCGCCGGAAATATCGCCACGACAGCCGGCATGGAAGATATCGGCTACGACAACGAATCGGCCGCCAGGGCCGTGATCCGCAACTCGGTGGTCGGCACGGCGGTTTACAACGCCGGCGGAAGCATCGCCGAGGGAGTGTCGTTCGATGCGGCGACGATGTTCGGCAGCTTCGGAAATAACGGCGGCCACACCAGCACGATCGCCCTGACCGGTTCGGACAATCCGGCAGTCACGGGCGGCATGAGTGCCAGCGAACTGAGCGCATTGGTGAAGGACACGCTCGTACCCGCGGCCGATGCCGCCCTCGTCACCAAAGACCAGACGGGGGTAGACCGTTCGGGCAAGCAGATGGGCGCCTGCGTCCGGTAA